AgtgtcattcttttgcatgtgaatatccagttatCCAGTACCATCTCCTAAAGAGatgttttttttccctcaattgAATGGCCTTGGCCACTTGTCATAAATCAGCTGGccgtagttttttttttttttttttttttttgagacggagtctcactctgttccctgggctggagtgcagtgacgcgatctgcctaccgggttcacaccattctcctgcctcagcctcctgagtagctgggactacaggtgcccgccactgcacctggctgatttttttttttttatttttagtagagacagggtttcaccgagttagccaggatggtctcgatctcctgacctcgtgatccgcccgtctcggcctcccaaagtgctgggattacaggcgtgagccaccgcgcccggcccagatgtATGGGTTTCATTACAGACTTTCAGTTatattccactggtctatatgtctgtctctatgccagtaccacactttCTTGCTTTGTATTAAGTTTTGcaattgggaagtgtgagttgTCCTACTTTGTTCCTACTCCGTACGGTTTTACACAtaccctttttttcccctccccatGAAGGCATCATTAAGAATTTTGTGGGCCTTAAGAACTTTAGCTTTTGTGAGCCCTTCCTCCATTAAAAGAAAgtgtttgaaattatattttgtgaCTGCAttgatataaagatgaatataacTTGGGTTGCACTTTATtcactttcctcctctttttttttaatcattaaagttTTATCTTTGAGATAAGatcactctctgtcacccaggctggagtgcagtggtgtgatcacagttcactgcagcctcaatacacctgggctcaggggatcttCCTGTCTTAGACTCCAACTAGCTGGGACCAAAGATGCATGCCACCAAACCTGCTACcttttgttttataaagaatGAAAACTTTTTTGTTGTCTGTAAAGATGTCAGGGGACTTAGGCACTATGCCTAATGGATAATTCAGCCTTGTTTTTCACTCTGAATATCTTGTAGATCttggcttttctttccttcagggGTTTATTTCGGGGGgtccaaaaacattttaaatattattattattttttgtttgtttatttatttatttatttttttgaaacggagtttcgctcttattgcccaggctggagtgcaatggcacgatcttagctcaccacaacctccgcctcccgggttcaagcaatgctcccgcctcagcctcccaagtagctgagattacaggcgcacaccaccacgcctggctaatttttgtatttttagtagagacggggtttcaccatgttggttaggctggtctcgaactcctgacctcatgatctgcccggccacattttaattatttatttattttttgagacagagtttcgttcttgtcgcccagtctggagtgcaatggtgcgatcttggctcactgcaacctctgcctcctgggttcaagcgattctcctgtctcagcctcccaagtagcggggattacaggcacatgccaccgcacccagctaatttttttatttttagttgagacagggtttcatcatattggtcaggctggtctcttaactcctgacttcaggtgatcagcctgcctcagcctcccaaagtgctgggattacaggcatgagccaccacgcctggcgttatttatttatttgtgagacagagtctctctctgcctcccaggctggagtgcagtggtgcgatctcggctcactgcaacctctgcctccccagggtcatgcgactttcctgcctcagcctcccgaagtgctggggttataggcatgagccactgcgcccagcccacaaacattttcattataGGCCCAGATAATGTTTTAGACTTTGTGGGCCACACTGGccactgttactttttttttttttttttttttttttttttgagatggagtcgctctgtcacccaggctggagtgcagtggcacgatctcggctcactgcaacctccacctcctaggttcaggtgattttcctgcctcagcctccctagtagctggaactacaggtgcatgccaccacacctggctaatttttgtctttttagtagagacagggtttcaccatgttggccaggctggccttgaactccttgatCTATTAAACGTTTGTTAAGTGCCTGTTCCACTAGGGAAATAAACATCAATGGGAGTTCACTGTATTTTAAACACCTGTGCAGGGCTCCACTGTTGGGCCAAACCCTTCCTGGGGAATTTGGTGTTTGCAATTTTTTGCTGCATAGTGAAAGCCCTGCGTGAATGCCCTTCACGAgactgtgagttttttttttcttgcagccAGACTATGAAATAGTACTGAGAGTTTCAGTGTCCTGTGTTCTTTTCCCATCATTCCTTGTATTTGTAGAAACAGGTATTTTGTGTATATTCTCAGAGGCAAGTGATAGAATGGCCTTGGGTACATTTTGTAATGGAACTATCAACAGCAGTCTCCTTCGAATGCACATAgctcctttcttcccctttacATACTCAAGGTTAACTTTTTggcatttttctagatttttgtgTGGGGATGGCTATGTAAGTATAAGAAGACTTgttaaatgattgttttaaaactgtggttctgggccgggcgccgtaatcccagcactttgggagactgaggcgggcagatcatctgaggtcaggggtttgagaccagcctggccaacatggtgaagccccgtctctactaaaaatacaaaaattagccttgcatggtggcgtgcacctgttgtcccagctacttaggaggctgatgcaggagaatcgcttgaacctgggaggtggaggttgggatgagctgaaatcatgccattgcactccagcctggccaacaagagcgaaactccatctcaaaaaaaaaaaaaaaaaaaactgggctgagcatggtgacgcatgtctgtaatcccagcaacttgggaggctgaggcaggagaattgcttcaacccaggaggtggaggttgcagtgagccaagattgcaacgttgcactccagcctgggtgacagagtgagactccatctcaaaaacaaacaaacaaaaaacccaaaaacaaaaaagttctcagccaggtgcagtggcttatgcctgtaatcccatcactttgggaggctgaggcggacggatcacctgaggtcaagagttcaagaccagcctggccaacatgtccaaaccccagctctactaaaaatacaaaaattagcctggcatggtggcatgcacctgtagtcccagctactcaggaagctgaggcaggagaattgcttgaacctgggaggcggaggtttcagtgagccaagattgcaccactgccctccagcctggaaggcagtgagactccatctcaaaaaacaaaaaaccaaaaaactgtgGTTCCTACTCTGGGGTGGTTGGTTTCCTGTCTTAGAGAACACTTAGCAATGCCTGGATACATTTTTAGATGTGAAAACTGACCGGggtggtgccaggcactgtggctcatgcctgtaatttcagcactttgggagcacaaggcaggcagatcacttgaggtcaagagttcgagaccagcctgctcaaaacagtgaaaccccttttctattaaaagtacaaaaaatttagctgggcttggtggcgcgtgcctgtaattccagctactcaggaggctgaggcaggagaatcacttgaacccaggaggcagaagttgcagtgagccgaggttgcgccactgcactccagcctgggtgacagcaagactcagcctcaagggggggaaaaaaaaaactaggccaggcgcagtggctcatgcctgtaatcccaacactttgggaggccaagacaggcggatcacaaggccaggagttcaagaccagcctggccaacatagtgaaacctgtctctactaaaaatacaaaaaaactagctaggcttggtggcaggcccctataatcctagctactcgggaggttgaggcaggagaaccatttgAACCTCGGAgtcgtaggttgcagtgagctaagatggcaccactgcacaccagcctgggtgacagtgagagactcaaaaaaaaaaaaactgaaggggTTGCCAGTGGCATACCAGATGGCTGTTAAACATCCTATAGTGTGCAGGACAGCCCCCCAGAcaattatctggtccaaaatcTAGTCTCCTTAGATTCCCACTCTTCCATTACGAAGGAAGTGTACTTTTTAGCGACTTGGTAAAGTCACCTGTTCAGGGTTTTTTTCCTCATGGTGGATGGGGCTTACATCCAAGTCCCCTGTTGAGGCATACCAGGATCCCAGACAGCTGTTGGACTACCCCGAATGGGTACTTGATCTCTCCTCTGGTGTCTGGCCAACGCCCATGCTGCTCCTGACcattttcccttcatttcctgCTCCCTGCTGCCCCAGGATTACATTGCAGTGAAGGAGAAGTATGCCAAGTACCTGCCTCACAGTGCAGGGCGGTATGCCGCCAAACGCTTCCGCAAAGCTCAGTGTCCCATTGTGGAGCGCCTCACTAACTCCATGATGATGCACGGCCGCAACAACGGCAAGAAGCTCATGACTGTGCGCATCGTCAAGCATGCCTTCGAGATCATACACCTGCTCACAGGCGAGGTAGGGCTCTGTGGCCTGGTGAGGGCAGGCTGTGCCCTCAGTACACCCGAAAGCCCCACGGAGTGTATGTCAGGCTTATCCCCTGTGTGGTGTGGTCACTCTTGTTTTAGGTATGAGGAAAGGGGAGGAATGCATGGGGCTGGATGTCAGGCTCATATCCCCCTTCTCTCTAGAACCCTCTGCAGGTCCTGGTGAACGCCATCATCAACAGTGGTCCCCGGGAGGACTCCACACGCATTGGGCGCGCCGGGACTGTGAGACGACAGGCTGTGGATGTGTCCCCCCTGCGCCGTGTGAACCAGGTGAGCCTGGGGCTTATGCACGTGGCAGGGTGGACACAGCCACGGGAGTGGGTGGGGTCTTGCCTGGGGCAGGAAGGCTCCTCTCTGTCTGCATGTTTTACCTGCAGCATCActtcctctaggaagccttcctggattcCCACCCTGCATAGGGGCTGATCCAGGCTCTGGGTCCTCTTCGGGAACACATTTGGCAGaggtcttctttctttcctttgggtgtatatttttacactgtgtgtatatgtactttttttttttttcttggacatTTTGAGAATCAGTTGCAGACATTTTGATTGTGTTTTCCCTGAACACTGCAggtgtctttaaaaacaaagatgaCCTACCCCCGTCGTCACCCCCAGGAAGGAATTTATATTCACAGCAATAGTCGTTGTTCCATTTAGCATCTGTCCCCAGAATGCCAGAATGCCCTTTATAGTGGCGCATTGTCAATTGGGTCCAAGTTAAAAGCAAATATATTGCCttgttttttagaaataattgagatggaatctcagggtgttcttgaattcctggtctcaaatgatcctgtcccctcagcctcccaaagtgctaggattacaggcatgagccaccacacctggccgcctTTTTTGTTGTCGtcggtttttttgtttgtagaggtggggtttcaccaagttgctcaggctggtctcaaactccctgccaaagtgttcctcctgcctcagcatcccgaagtgttacaggcgcaagccaccgtgcccggccgtctAGCAGTTTGCTGTTGAGGCAGGTCTCAATCTCCTGTCACTGGGGACGCAACttcagcctgtgtgtgtgtgtgtctggacaCTTGCTCTTGTGACCCTCTATCTGATTGCAAATCAGGCATGATGCCACCACCTCTTGTCTCAGTGGGCCTATGGGTGACAACGTGGCTGGCAGCATCAGTTGGGAGTGGCCCCAGGGTGCTGGAGGACCGCAGTCTGTCCTTCTAGCCTGACCCCTGCTGTCTTCCTAGGCCATCTGGCTGCTGTGCACAGGCGCTCGTGAGGCTGCCTTCCGGAACATTAAGACCATTGCTGAGTGCCTGGCAGATGAGCTCATCAATGCTGCCAAGGTGGGTGAGGGCACTCCGGTTGGGGGGTCTTAAGTTGGGCATTTGTGGGGGTCCTTCAGAATTCAGAGCTGTGTGTCTCCTTGCAGGGCTCCTCGAACTCCTATGCCATTAAGAAGAAGGACGAGCTGGAGCGTGTGGCCAAGTCCAACCGCTGATTTTCCCAGCTGCTGCCCAATAAACCTGTCTGCCCTTTGGGGCAGTCCCAGCCACCTGTGCTGTTGTCTGTCTTCGGTGGGGGGATGTGGGTGGCATAGCCCTGGTGGCCTTGGGAGCTGCTCACCTTCCTGACCTGTTGGCCTGTGGGGACCTGGAAGTATTGCTGACTCAGAACCATGGCACCCCAGGGCTAGCAGGTGGGGCACTGGATGCAGGCCAGGCTGCCTGGAGTGTCCCAGCAGGTACTGGAAATGAGATGGGGTTATCCATAACTTCTGAGGGCGTGGCACATGAGATGTTGCTGTGGTCTGGGTGGATGGGTGGCTTGGGTGCCTGTGAGGTCTGGGTAGTCACAAGACCATCCTGAGAGGCTTGTCACCTTGAAGTAGcactggggagaggaggaaagctCAGCTGTTTAGGGCACACGATTTCAGACCCCTAGCTTCACCCCCCTCTTGGAGTGTGGGGTGGTTTCACACTGGCGAGGTTGTGCTCCTGGTTACCTCCCCGGCTACACTGGTTGTGGCTGCACCCTGGGCCTGCACACCCAGTTTCTGTGGGCTGTACGGGTTCCCTTCTGCCAGTGTCCATGCAGTGTCATCAGGCTGCTGGGGACAGGTTGGGACCCACCCAGGGCCACAGGCTGGTGACTCTGGTAGAAGACTCATCAGGTTCTGAAGGGTGGGGTGGGCCCAAGCCCACCCACCGTGTGCCATCACCCTTCCACCGCCCCCAACATCTGGCCAAGACAGGCTTGGTGTTCATCCTGGTGGGGCTGGCCCAGGGGGCGGGGCAGGCAGTCAAACGGGTCCAGCGGGTACCTGGGACCTGGAGGGGTGGTGCCGGTTGAGCACCCTCCCCCTGGGAGGGTACTTTTGAGCCCAGCTGCTGGCAGGCCAGGAACAGACAGGGACACGCCACTGGCCAGAGGGAGGAGGCTTCCACAGGTAGGAAGGCGCCCACAGGCTGGCTGCGGTCTGTCATTACTCTGTGGGGGGTGCCTATCTCTGCTCCTCTGTGGGTCAGGTCCTTTCCATCCCTGTCTGGGGTCCTCCCCATCTCCGTGTTCAACTGCGGTCTGTCTCTCCGTTTCCAATTCAGGAACTGGTACCCCGTGGGTCCATTCCTATCCCCAGTCTCCGCCTCGGGCCTCCCCATCTCCCCTGCTCCTCGACGCTAGCTACACCCTTCTCGGGATGGGGTGCTCTGTACTGGGGGATCCTCTCTAAAGTACAGTCCCCAGTCTTCCCTGGATTCCCTGCTGGTCTCAGAACCCGCTCCAGGCTCCACCGCCTCCTTCCCTGCCTGACCTCCTCTCCTCCCAGGTCCATCCGGATGCCCTGCCCTCGGCCGTTCTGGCTCCGCCATTCCCGGGCCCCCCAGGGCTCGGGTCCCAGCTCCCCAGGCTCGCTCTCTGCGCCCCGCTCCCCAAGCAGAGGGGAagaccaggaggaggaggaggaggaggaaggggacgGCAGCCCAGGCTCCGGCCCTATCCTGCCCCCCGCCTCCCCGGTGGAGTGCCTCATCTGCGTGTCGTCCTTCGACGGCGTGTTCAAGCTGCCCAAGCGCCTGGACTGCGGCCACGTCTTCTGTCTCGAGTGCCTGGCGCGCCTATCGTTGGCCACGGCGGGCGGCGGCAACGCGGTGGCCTGTCCGGTGTGCCGCGCGCCCACGCGCCTGGCCCCCCGCCGCGGACTCCCCGCGTTGCCCACGCAGTCCGGTCTCCTGCCCCGCGACGCGCGCGCACCGCCCTCTCGCCAGGGCTCCGTGCGCTTCGACCGGCGCCGCGGCCTTCTCTACCtgcggccgccgccgcccccgcccgGGCCGCGCAAGGCCCGCgccccgccgcccccgccgcctcTGCGCCTGGGCCGCCCGCTGTCGCGCCGCTTGTCGCTGGCCAGCCCGGCCTGGGTCTTCAACGCTGCCGTGGCGCTGGCGGTGCTGGTGGCCGCGGGCCTCGTGGTCTCGGGCGTCTACATCTTCTTCCTCATCCCGCACGCCACCTCCTCCGGCCCCCCGCGGCCCCAGCTCGTGGCGCTCGCTCCAGCGCCTGGCTTCTCTTGGTTTCCGCCGAGGCCCCCGCCGGGGTCGCCCTGGGCCCCCGCCTGGACGCCGCGCCCCACGGGCCCTGACCTGGACACGGCCCTGCCAGGAACTGCAGAAGATGCGCTGGAGCCCGAGGCGGGCCCCGAGGACCCGGCGGAGGCCGAGAGGACGCTGGACAGGCGATCGGATGGCACGTGGGGCACAGAGGCTGGCCCCGGCTGGGCCCCGTGGCCACGGGGCGCGAGGAGGCTGTGGGGCTCACAATAAGTGCGCCAGTACTGCAGTCCTGCCTCCAGGCCTGGCACCTCCGTGTTATCTGGGGCCCTTAGTAGGGCGCGCAGCACTTACCTGTTTCTCCAGATTGGGGCTTAGGGCAAGCATCCTTGGCATTGTCACCATGGGGCTGGACCCTCTCAAGGAGCAGGCACCGCAGTCGTCCCACAAGGATCCTCTGGGAACACCCCTGACCCCCATTCTTGTGGCTGTCCAGCGGAGGGTGCCCTGACCGTGACCTCTATAAGGGTCCTGCTGGGGCTTGCTCCTGCTCCGCAACCCCTACTCCGTGGGGGTGCAGTTGGAAGCATCCCTGATCCTCATCCCTTGTAGGAGTCCAGCTGTGGACGCCCCCGACTGACATCCATGCAGGTGCCCAGCCAGGGGCAGCCCCACACGGATCCTTGAACGGGTCTTGCTGGGAGTGCCCCCAGTCATCCTCACCACAGATTCCTGGGGGAGCGTCCTTGCCAGCACTGGAGGCCAAAGCACTCATCCTTCGGATTGGCCATAGGTTGCAGGGGCCCGCCTATCTTTGGAGGGCAGAGCTGCTGCTGCTATTCTTCCTTGGTCACCTCCTCCCCAACTGGCTCATTGCAGGGGACGTCCCACCACTCCACCCATCTGTGGAGTTTGTTTTCTACTGCCTGCAGGCTGGGCCTGGGTGGGCTCCAGCTGTCTACATGCTGGTCCCGGGTGTAGAGTtgccatcctgtacacctggttGGGGCTGGGGCTCAGGCTTGAAGTAACAGGGTGTCctggccagggctggggaggaaCTTGAGCCTTAAAGACTGGCTCCCGCCCCAATCCTAAGTCCCAAACTGCTCTGGGAGCCTCCACTTCCCCCTGGGTCGTGGCTTCTAGGATCCTCCCAATATGCTGTGGTGCAGCTGTGCTTATCATGGCTCAGAGGCCAACATCACCCCAGGGGTCAGACAGAGGCAGAcaatggtgggggtgggagtcCTGGACCTCCTTGGTTAGCCAGAGGGATCCTAGTCCCTTTCCCTGGCCACCAGAGTCCCCATCACCCCCGATTAATATCTTGATGCCAGTTACTGCACTTCTTCCTCCAGGGCTCCATCTgtcctgcccagcctcctttctTGTACCTCGAGGTGAACCCTGAGCCTTCCCAATAGACAGCAGCCTCCAGGGAAGGTGGCATATGGGCTCCTGTCCTCTTCCTCCCAGAAGTCTTCCTGGGTTAGTTATGGGGGTAGATGGCAGCTATTCTCTGTGCAGACTGAACCTGGGGCTTCTGTTTCCTCCCAGGCCCTGCACACCACCCCCCCAATCCTGCCTCACCTCACTCTGGGATGGAGTGCTGTGTTTTGGGAATGGGCACCCAGCATGTTCCAAAGCGAAACGTGACTTCTATGTGGCTGGAGGCTCCTGTTTGATTTGTTAACGTGTGTCCTCAGCACCAGCATACAGTAGGTGCCAAACAAGGGAGTGACAGAATTGCAGGTGACCCAGGCAGCCTGGGAATGCACCCTGGGCCCAGGACTGTCTAGAGCTAGCTCTGGTGTGAGCTGCTGCTTCCAGGTGGGAGCCAGAGGAGGAACACTAGGGAGTCCACAGTGTGTCTTCCCAGACCAGTTCTTGCCCACACCCACA
The DNA window shown above is from Homo sapiens chromosome 19, GRCh38.p14 Primary Assembly and carries:
- the RNF225 gene encoding RING finger protein 225, which gives rise to MPCPRPFWLRHSRAPQGSGPSSPGSLSAPRSPSRGEDQEEEEEEEGDGSPGSGPILPPASPVECLICVSSFDGVFKLPKRLDCGHVFCLECLARLSLATAGGGNAVACPVCRAPTRLAPRRGLPALPTQSGLLPRDARAPPSRQGSVRFDRRRGLLYLRPPPPPPGPRKARAPPPPPPLRLGRPLSRRLSLASPAWVFNAAVALAVLVAAGLVVSGVYIFFLIPHATSSGPPRPQLVALAPAPGFSWFPPRPPPGSPWAPAWTPRPTGPDLDTALPGTAEDALEPEAGPEDPAEAERTLDRRSDGTWGTEAGPGWAPWPRGARRLWGSQ
- the RPS5 gene encoding small ribosomal subunit protein uS7; translated protein: MTEWETAAPAVAETPDIKLFGKWSTDDVQINDISLQDYIAVKEKYAKYLPHSAGRYAAKRFRKAQCPIVERLTNSMMMHGRNNGKKLMTVRIVKHAFEIIHLLTGENPLQVLVNAIINSGPREDSTRIGRAGTVRRQAVDVSPLRRVNQAIWLLCTGAREAAFRNIKTIAECLADELINAAKGSSNSYAIKKKDELERVAKSNR